CGCCCCAGAGGATCGCGCCGACGATGTTGTACGTGATGAAGGAGCGGTAGTTCATCCGGCTGACGCCCGCGATGATCGGTGTGAACGTGCGCACGATGGGCACGAACCGCGCCAGGACCAGCGACTTCGGCCCGTGCTTCTCGAAGAATTCGTGGGCCTTCTCGACGTTCTCCTGCTTGAAGAGGCGGGAGTCCGGGCGCTTGAAGAGGGCCGGGCCGACCTTGCGGCCGAAGAGATAGCCCACCTGGTCGCCGACGATCGCGGCGACGGCGATCAGCGTGCAGACGAGCCAGAGCGGGTACTTCAGCTGTCCCGTGGTCACCAGCAGCCCCGTGGTGAACAGCAGGGAGTCGCCGGGCAGGAAGAAGCCGATCAGGAGTCCGGACTCGGCGAAGACGATGAGAAGAAGGCCGGGGAGGCCGAACGTATTGAGCAGATAGTCCGGGTCCAGCCAGCTCGGGCCGAGCGCAAGCGTATTCAAGGGTCCGGGCTCCAGGATGTGTGCGGTGGGGGCTCTGTAGGCCGCCCCAAGCTATCAACGCCCGGTGAACGTCCTTGGTTCCAGTGGCGGACGGCGGGAATGCGCATCTTACGGAGCAGCACGAGGCTGACCACAGGAGGTGCCACAAACATGGGCATTGAGGATTTCGGCGGCGGCCAGACGGCCCAGGCGGACGTGCTGGTCGTCACCACGAATGACGTACCCGGCTATCAGGTGACACAGGTCATCGGTGAGGTCTTCGGACTCACCGTGAGGTCGCGCCACCTCGGCAGCCAGATCGGCGCCGGGTTGAAGTCGATGATCGGCGGCGAGCTGAAGGGGCTGACCAAGACCCTGGTGGAGACCCGTAACCAGGCGATGGAGCGGCTCGTGGAACAGGCCAGGGCGCGGGGCGCCAACGCGGTTCTGATGATGCGGTTCGACGTCTCGGAGGCGGCGGACGTGGGCACGGAGGTCTGCGCATACGGGACGGCGGCGGTGATCAGCAAGGTGTGAGGCGGGTCCGGTGGACCCCCGGGGGGGCGGCCGGGGTGGCGCGGGCCGGAGGCGCGGACGAGACGCGGACCGGTGCGCGGGGCGGGGCGCGGGTCGGGGGCTCGGGGCGGGGCCCAGGTCGGGGCGCGGGCCGGGGGCTCGGGTCGGAGGCGCGGACGAGACGCGGACCGAAGTGGCACGGGCGGGACGCGCACCGGGACGCGGTGCCACTGGAGGGCGCAATGGTCTGGTTTATCTGTTTCGTCACCCTAGGGTGTGCCGGTGGCCCCCGAATCCCCCGCGCCTGCGCACCCCCACCCCTCGGCCGCCCCCGCCCGGCGGCTCCTGCCGCTCGTGGTGCCCGCCATCGCCGTCGGTATCGTCTGCGCGCTGATCCTGCTCGCGGTCAGCCTGCTGGCGGAACGGCTCCAGGACGCGCTCTGGCAGACCCTGCCGGACGCGCTCGGCGTAGGGCGGTTCTCCTCGCTCTGGATGATCGTCATGCTCACCGCGACCGGCCTCGCGGTGGGGCTGGTCCTGCGGGCGGTGCCCGGGCACGGCGGGGCCGACCCGGCCACCACCGGGCTGGTGGACGCGCCGATGCGGCCGGGCATCGTCCCCGGACTGCTCCTGGTGACCGTGCTGGCGCTGGCGGGCGGGGTGAGCCTCGGACCGGAGAACCCGATCACCGCCGCCAACATCGCCCTCGCCTACTGGATCGGCCGGCGGGCCGCTCCAGGCGCGCCTGCCGAGCTCTGGGTGGCGCTGGCCGCCGCCGGGACGGTCGGCGCCCTTTTCGGCACCCCGATCGCCGCCGCGCTGATCCTCTCCGAGTCGCTGGCCTCGCAGCCGGGGCCCGGGGCGTTCTGGGACCGGCTCTTCGCGCCGCTCGCGGCCGGTACGGCGGGGGCGCTGACCATGTCGCTGATCGCGGAGCCCAGTTTCGACCTCTCGCTCCCCGCGTACACCGGACCGCACTGGGGTGACCTGCTCTCCGCCCTCCTGATCGCCTCGGCGGGCGCGCTCCTCGGCCTGGCGGCGGTGTACGTGTTCCCGCTGGCGCACCGGGCCTTCCGCGCGCTGCGGTACCCGGTGCTCGCGCTGACCCTCGGCGGGCTGGTGCTGGGGCTGCTCGGGGCGCTGGGCGGCCATCTGACCCTCTTCAAGGGGCTGGACGAGGTGAAGGAGATCGCCGGGGACCCGAACGGGTGGTCGGCCGGGGAGTTCGCCGGGATGGCCGTGGTGAAGATGGCCGCGCTGGTCATCGCGGCGACGTGCGGCTTCCGGGGCGGGCGGATCTTCCCGGCGGTCTTCGCGGGGGCGGCGCTCGGCCTCTGCGCCCACGCCCTGGTCGACGCCGTGCCGCCGGCGCTCGCGGTCTCCTGCGCGGTGCTGGGCGTGCTCCTCGCCGTGACCCGGCAGGGGTGGGTGAGCCTGTTCACGGCGGCGGTGCTGGTCAGCGACGCGTCCGTACTGCCGCTGCTCTGTGCCGCCACCCTGCCCGCCTGGCTGCTGGTGACCGGGCGGGCGCAGATGCAGCTGGACGGGGCGGGCAAGGCGCTGCGGTGAGACGACGGTGATGCGTACGGAGGCGGGTCCGCCCGGCGCGCCGGGTGCGGCGGATATCCGTATCGTCAGCTTGGTACAGCTGTGTGCCGTTTCGACCTGATGCTGTCCCGACGGAGGTCCCGTATGTCCACGCCCGTCAACGTCGCCGTCATCTACTACTCGTCCACCGGCACGATCGCCACCATCGCCCGGGCCATCGCCGAGGACGCGGAGCGGGCCGGGGCCCAGGTGCGGCTGCGCAAGGCCGCCGAGCTGGCCCCGCAGGCGGCCATCGACTCCAACCCGGCCTGGGCCGCCAACCTGGAGGCGACCGCCTCCGTCCCGGAGGTCTCGCCGGACGACATGGTCTGGGCGGACGCGGTGATCTTCGGTTCGCCGACCCGGTACGGGAACGTCGCCGCGCAGCTCAAGCAGTTCATCGACGCCCTGGGCGGGCTCTGGCAGTCCGGGCAGCTGGCCGACAAGGTCTACAGCGGCTTCACCGCCAGCGCCACCGCCCACGGCGGCCAGGAGTCCACGCTGCTCGCGCTCTACAACACGATCCACCACTTCGGCGGCATCCTCGTCTCCCCCGGTTACACCGACCCGTCGAAGTTCGTCGACGGCAACCCGTACGGCACCTCGCACGTGTCCGGGCAGGGCGACCTCCCCGTCGGTGACGTGACACTGACCGCCGCCCGTGTGCAGGCCGAGCGCGTCGTGAAGTTCACCCGGGCGCTGAAGGCCGGCCTCGCCGCCGAGAGCTGAGAGACGAGAAGACGAGACCGGAGAAAGGTTGCTCCCCCATGCCGCTCCACCGAGGCGCCCATCCGCAGCGGGACGAACACTCCGAGGAGCGGCGCAGGCTCGCCCTCAACCCCTTCTTCGGCGAGGCCGATCCGACGGCCGCGATGAACACGGCGCCGCCCCGGCACCGGCTCCCCGACGGGCCGCTGCCCCCGCAGACGGCGTACCGGCTGGTCCATGACGAGCTGATGCTGGACGGCAACTCCCGGCTCAACCTGGCCACCTTCGTCACCACCTGGATGGAGCCGCAGGCCGGGGTGCTGATGGGTGAGTGCCGCGACAAGAACATGATCGACAAGGACGAGTACCCGCGCACCGCCGAGCTGGAGCGGCGCTGTGTGGCGATGCTCGCCGACCTGTGGAACGCGCCCGATCCGGCGACCGCCGTGGGGTGTTCGACCACCGGGTCGAGTGAGGCGTGCATGCTGGCCGGGCTCGCGCTGAAGCGCCGCTGGGCCAAGCGGAACGCCGACCGCTATCCGGCGACCGCCCGGCCCAATCTGGTGATGGGCGTCAATGTGCAGGTCTGCTGGGAGAAGTTCTGCAACTTCTGGGAGGTGGAGGCCCGGCAGGTCCCGATGGACGGCGAGCGCTTCCATCTCGACCCGGAGGCCGCCGCCGAGCTCTGCGACGAGAACACGATCGGCGTCGTCGGCATCCTCGGCTCCACCTTCGACGGATCCTACGAGCCCATCGCCGATCTCTGCGCGGCCCTGGACGCCCTCCAGGAGCGCACCGGCCTTGATGTCCCCGTCCACGTCGACGGCGCCTCCGGCGCGATGGTGGCACCCTTCCTCGACCCGGACCTGGTGTGGGACTTCCAGCTTCCGAGGGTCTCCTCGATCAACACCTCGGGCCACAAGTACGGGCTGGTCTACCCGGGCGTCGGCTGGGCGCTGTGGCGTACGGCGGACGAGCTGCCGGAGGACCTGGTCTTCCGGGTCAACTACCTGGGCGGCGACATGCCGACCTTCGCGCTGAACTTCTCCCGGCCCGGGGCCCAGGTGGTCGCGCAGTACTACACGTTCCTGCGCCTCGGGCACGACGGCTACCGGGCGGTCCAGCAGGCCTCCCGGGACGTGGCCTGCGGGCTGGCCCGGGAGATCGAGGAGCTGGGCGACTTCCGGCTCCTGACCCGGGGCGACGAGCTGCCGGTCTTCGCCTTCACGACCAAGCCGGAGGTCCACGCGTACGACGTGTTCGACGTCTCCCGCCGGCTGCGGGAACACGGCTGGCTGGTCCCGGCCTACACGTTCCCCGCCAACCGGCAGGACCTGTCGGTGCTGCGGGTGGTGTGCCGCAACGGGTTCTCCTCGGACCTGGCCGCCCTGCTGATCGAGGACCTCAAACTGCTGCTGCCCGAACTGCGGGCGCAGAAGCACCCGTTGAGCCATGACCGGGCGGCCCCGACGGCGTTCCACCACTAGGGCCCGCTACCGGCTCAGCCGCGCGAACCGGCCCATCGCCAGCGGGAAGAACACCACGATGATCGCCACCGGCCAGAGCACGGCGAGGAGTTGGGCGTGTTCGGCGGCCCAGGATCCGGTGGCGCCGCCCGGGTTGCCGAACAACTCCCGTACGGCGGTGGCGGTCGCGGACATCGGATTCCACTCGACCACCGCGCCCAGCCGGCCCGGCATCGACGCCGGTGCGGCGAACACGTCGGAGAGGAAGCCGACCGGCCAGACGGCTCACTTATGCGCCAAACTTGATCACTCGTCGTCCCCGGGATCCGGGACACCTGTCGCGTACGGGTTCTCCTCGCCCTCCGCCAGCACTCCGACGAACGGGTCGCCCTCGCCCGCGAAGGTGTACGCGCCGCCCTCGATCCGTGCGATCAGGCCCCGGGTCCACTCCGCGCCCGCGTCGGCCGAGTGCACCCACAGGTTCATGATCTCGCCGATGTGGCCGAGGGATTCGGGGCCGTCCTCGGGCGTGTAGTACCCGGTGACCGAGTCCCGCCACTCCTTGATGCCCTCCACCCGCTCCTTGAGCAGCGTCACCGCCTCCTCGCGGGGCAGGTCGACGATGAACCCGATCGCCGCCGAGAGGACGTCGAGGCTCTGGTCGTAGGAGCGGATGGCGTCGCGCAGGAGGGTGCGGTACTCGGCGAGGCCGTCCTCCGTCACCTCGTACTCGGTACGCGGCGGGCCCCCGGCCGTGGAGGGGGCCGTCTCGTGCGCCAGGAGCAGGCCCTGCTTCGCCATCTGCTTCAGGGCGTGGTAGATCGACCCGGGCTTGGCGTTGGACCACTCGTGGGCGCCCCAGAACTCCAGGTCGTTGCGGACCTGGTAGCCGTGCGCGCGGCCGTGCATGCGCACAGCGCCGAGGACCAGCAGCCGGATCGCGGACATGGCACCCACCCCTTCCTACTCAACTTTGACTAGGGTAGCCCGGCCGATCGGAAGGGAAGAGTCCGCCGGGGCCCCGGACCTCCAGGGGCTCAGAAGGGGAAGACCGAGCGGCCGTGCTGGATCGACATCCAGCGCTGCGTCGTGAACGCATCCACCGCCGCCTCGCCGTTCAGCCGCCCCGTCCCTGACGCCTTCTCCCCGCCGAAGGGGACCAGCGGGTCGTCCTGGACGGTGGAGTCGTTGACGTGGAACATCCCGCTGTCGATCCGCCGCGCGAACCGCACCCCGCGCTCCACGTCCCCGGTGTGA
This DNA window, taken from Streptomyces griseus subsp. griseus, encodes the following:
- a CDS encoding YbjQ family protein, producing the protein MGIEDFGGGQTAQADVLVVTTNDVPGYQVTQVIGEVFGLTVRSRHLGSQIGAGLKSMIGGELKGLTKTLVETRNQAMERLVEQARARGANAVLMMRFDVSEAADVGTEVCAYGTAAVISKV
- a CDS encoding glutamate decarboxylase; this encodes MPLHRGAHPQRDEHSEERRRLALNPFFGEADPTAAMNTAPPRHRLPDGPLPPQTAYRLVHDELMLDGNSRLNLATFVTTWMEPQAGVLMGECRDKNMIDKDEYPRTAELERRCVAMLADLWNAPDPATAVGCSTTGSSEACMLAGLALKRRWAKRNADRYPATARPNLVMGVNVQVCWEKFCNFWEVEARQVPMDGERFHLDPEAAAELCDENTIGVVGILGSTFDGSYEPIADLCAALDALQERTGLDVPVHVDGASGAMVAPFLDPDLVWDFQLPRVSSINTSGHKYGLVYPGVGWALWRTADELPEDLVFRVNYLGGDMPTFALNFSRPGAQVVAQYYTFLRLGHDGYRAVQQASRDVACGLAREIEELGDFRLLTRGDELPVFAFTTKPEVHAYDVFDVSRRLREHGWLVPAYTFPANRQDLSVLRVVCRNGFSSDLAALLIEDLKLLLPELRAQKHPLSHDRAAPTAFHH
- the wrbA gene encoding NAD(P)H:quinone oxidoreductase — its product is MSTPVNVAVIYYSSTGTIATIARAIAEDAERAGAQVRLRKAAELAPQAAIDSNPAWAANLEATASVPEVSPDDMVWADAVIFGSPTRYGNVAAQLKQFIDALGGLWQSGQLADKVYSGFTASATAHGGQESTLLALYNTIHHFGGILVSPGYTDPSKFVDGNPYGTSHVSGQGDLPVGDVTLTAARVQAERVVKFTRALKAGLAAES
- a CDS encoding ion channel protein, encoding MAPESPAPAHPHPSAAPARRLLPLVVPAIAVGIVCALILLAVSLLAERLQDALWQTLPDALGVGRFSSLWMIVMLTATGLAVGLVLRAVPGHGGADPATTGLVDAPMRPGIVPGLLLVTVLALAGGVSLGPENPITAANIALAYWIGRRAAPGAPAELWVALAAAGTVGALFGTPIAAALILSESLASQPGPGAFWDRLFAPLAAGTAGALTMSLIAEPSFDLSLPAYTGPHWGDLLSALLIASAGALLGLAAVYVFPLAHRAFRALRYPVLALTLGGLVLGLLGALGGHLTLFKGLDEVKEIAGDPNGWSAGEFAGMAVVKMAALVIAATCGFRGGRIFPAVFAGAALGLCAHALVDAVPPALAVSCAVLGVLLAVTRQGWVSLFTAAVLVSDASVLPLLCAATLPAWLLVTGRAQMQLDGAGKALR
- a CDS encoding DedA family protein, with protein sequence MNTLALGPSWLDPDYLLNTFGLPGLLLIVFAESGLLIGFFLPGDSLLFTTGLLVTTGQLKYPLWLVCTLIAVAAIVGDQVGYLFGRKVGPALFKRPDSRLFKQENVEKAHEFFEKHGPKSLVLARFVPIVRTFTPIIAGVSRMNYRSFITYNIVGAILWGVGVTVLGAMLGKIDFVHENIEMILILIVLISVVPIVVEVLRARSQGKKAAAAEAAQNPDGPPAPPASGQRGRHAKR
- a CDS encoding PadR family transcriptional regulator, with translation MSAIRLLVLGAVRMHGRAHGYQVRNDLEFWGAHEWSNAKPGSIYHALKQMAKQGLLLAHETAPSTAGGPPRTEYEVTEDGLAEYRTLLRDAIRSYDQSLDVLSAAIGFIVDLPREEAVTLLKERVEGIKEWRDSVTGYYTPEDGPESLGHIGEIMNLWVHSADAGAEWTRGLIARIEGGAYTFAGEGDPFVGVLAEGEENPYATGVPDPGDDE